A part of Terriglobus roseus genomic DNA contains:
- a CDS encoding M23 family metallopeptidase has product MKKSFYVVLVSREEDGSLRRVPVPLKFAWMFAGAAVVGLFTIAGLAGSYSRMLLKTERFNQLRQEHNTLLGDYAKLQKREHEKEVQAASLGALASEVSALYGLTAKGIASSTQGVFGRGRKSAGTETAVIAPTETTSADAGFSNANYYKSLQAFYSLRNTAMDGSMTRAISNSFAPSGLGNFGIGANLTGSNIPTLWPVLGSISSPFGGRQDPILGNGEGEFHKGVDISAPYGTPIRATADGVVQMAGMGNGYGREVVINHGGGVETTYAHMSGFHVSAGEQVVRGQVIGYVGTSGRSTGAHVHYEVRLRNVPVNPHKYLRDSVNGIGTEIASK; this is encoded by the coding sequence TTGAAGAAAAGTTTTTACGTAGTACTGGTATCACGCGAGGAAGACGGATCGTTGCGCAGGGTTCCTGTGCCGCTGAAGTTCGCCTGGATGTTTGCGGGCGCGGCGGTGGTGGGTCTGTTCACGATCGCCGGTCTGGCTGGATCGTATTCTCGTATGTTGTTGAAAACGGAGCGTTTTAATCAGCTTCGTCAGGAACACAATACCCTTCTGGGCGATTACGCGAAGCTGCAAAAGCGCGAGCATGAGAAGGAAGTCCAGGCAGCGTCGTTGGGTGCGCTGGCCAGCGAGGTTTCCGCGCTGTATGGTCTGACCGCGAAGGGCATTGCCAGCAGCACACAGGGCGTTTTTGGACGAGGCCGCAAGTCTGCCGGAACAGAGACTGCCGTTATTGCGCCGACGGAGACTACATCGGCTGACGCTGGTTTTAGCAATGCGAACTATTACAAGTCGTTGCAGGCGTTTTATTCGTTGCGGAACACCGCGATGGATGGCTCCATGACGCGCGCAATTTCGAACAGCTTTGCGCCCTCCGGGTTGGGCAATTTCGGTATCGGTGCAAATCTGACCGGAAGCAATATTCCTACGTTGTGGCCGGTTCTGGGTTCGATTTCGTCTCCGTTTGGTGGACGGCAGGATCCGATCCTGGGCAATGGCGAAGGCGAGTTCCACAAGGGCGTAGACATCTCGGCCCCGTATGGCACTCCGATCCGTGCGACTGCGGATGGTGTGGTGCAGATGGCTGGCATGGGCAACGGATATGGCCGCGAGGTGGTGATCAACCACGGTGGCGGCGTAGAGACGACCTATGCACACATGTCCGGTTTCCACGTTTCGGCGGGTGAGCAGGTGGTGCGCGGACAGGTGATCGGTTATGTGGGTACCAGCGGCCGTTCGACCGGCGCACATGTTCACTACGAGGTGCGTCTGCGCAATGTACCGGTGAATCCGCACAAGTATCTGCGGGACTCAGTTAATGGAATCGGCACCGAGATCGCCAGCAAGTAG
- a CDS encoding ferritin-like domain-containing protein translates to MADVSASGLKKNITDDLLSRRRFLSCASLAGAAAITVGCGDPTPYVDAATQPEIDTLNFALNIEYLQATLYSYIVTGKDLDSSLTGGGPAPTGAPGQLTFPNQQITDLFAEIYFDEISHVSALRTAVGNGLAIARPQLNLSAITAVNASNITPIARLLEDVGATAYAGIMARLSGNNSTALAQMLAVEGFHAGALRLIAIQQNSGYPSSLPGYVPADGFDIKPGDPGTSALAQQGPTTANGGFFDTASNGVPGQTNTFNGFAYQRSTSQTLAILYNNTATGTAKGAFFPNGVNGNITTV, encoded by the coding sequence ATGGCAGACGTTTCAGCATCCGGCTTGAAGAAGAACATCACGGACGACCTTCTGAGCCGGCGTCGTTTTCTCAGTTGCGCAAGCCTTGCCGGAGCTGCGGCGATCACCGTCGGATGCGGCGACCCTACACCCTACGTGGATGCCGCAACGCAACCAGAAATCGACACACTGAACTTCGCTCTGAACATTGAGTATCTCCAGGCCACTCTGTATTCCTATATCGTTACGGGCAAAGATCTGGATAGCTCACTGACAGGCGGCGGCCCCGCACCCACAGGTGCCCCTGGGCAGTTGACCTTCCCCAATCAGCAGATCACCGATCTCTTCGCTGAAATTTATTTTGACGAGATATCACACGTCTCCGCGCTGCGAACCGCCGTCGGCAATGGGCTAGCCATTGCTCGGCCGCAACTCAATCTTTCCGCCATCACCGCCGTCAACGCGTCCAACATTACCCCCATCGCGCGCTTGCTGGAGGATGTGGGTGCCACAGCCTATGCGGGCATCATGGCTCGCCTCAGCGGCAACAACTCCACCGCGCTGGCGCAGATGCTCGCCGTCGAAGGATTCCACGCGGGTGCGCTGCGTCTTATCGCCATTCAGCAGAATTCCGGCTACCCTAGCAGCCTTCCCGGGTATGTTCCCGCCGACGGCTTTGATATCAAACCCGGCGATCCCGGCACCTCCGCCCTCGCCCAGCAGGGTCCCACAACGGCTAACGGTGGCTTCTTCGATACCGCCTCCAACGGCGTTCCCGGTCAGACCAATACCTTCAACGGTTTCGCCTATCAGCGCTCCACTTCGCAGACGCTGGCCATTCTGTACAACAACACCGCAACAGGAACCGCCAAGGGCGCGTTCTTCCCCAACGGTGTGAATGGAAACATTACCACCGTGTAA
- a CDS encoding carbonic anhydrase: MAKSNETLEKLKRGILQFQSEVYPARREEYEYAATHPQKPHTLLITCADSRIDPEALTHSGPGEIFVARNVGNMVPAYGDMLGGVSAVIEYAVDALKVNHAVVCGHTDCGAMKGILAGEGALDAMPTVKTWLRNADAAKRVAQTIDGEKPALHTMTEQNVLLQLQHLRTHPSVAGAIARGDLTLSGWVYDIGHGDVRIYDEAANRFLSVRESVAQEATA, from the coding sequence ATGGCCAAGAGCAATGAAACCCTGGAGAAGCTGAAGCGTGGGATTCTGCAGTTTCAAAGCGAGGTGTACCCGGCACGCCGCGAAGAGTACGAATACGCTGCCACACACCCACAGAAGCCGCATACGCTGCTGATCACATGCGCGGACTCACGCATCGATCCCGAAGCACTCACGCATAGTGGCCCCGGCGAAATCTTTGTCGCACGCAACGTGGGCAACATGGTGCCAGCCTATGGCGACATGCTGGGTGGTGTGTCTGCCGTGATTGAGTATGCGGTGGATGCGTTGAAGGTGAACCACGCTGTTGTATGCGGTCATACGGACTGCGGCGCTATGAAGGGAATTCTTGCAGGTGAGGGAGCACTGGATGCCATGCCCACTGTCAAGACCTGGCTTCGCAATGCGGATGCTGCTAAGCGCGTGGCGCAGACAATCGACGGCGAGAAGCCTGCATTGCATACGATGACGGAGCAGAATGTGTTGCTGCAGTTGCAGCATCTGCGCACGCATCCGTCGGTAGCGGGAGCGATTGCTCGCGGTGACCTGACGTTGTCGGGATGGGTATACGACATTGGTCACGGCGATGTGCGCATTTATGACGAGGCGGCGAACCGCTTTCTGTCTGTTCGAGAATCCGTAGCCCAGGAGGCCACTGCTTGA
- a CDS encoding bestrophin family protein — protein sequence MIVPHAPQLRRLLEYVGMPLLLLFLWDAVIVLLYKVAHWDWLALPHIPLALFGSSIGLIVAFRNNSSYGRWWEARTIWGGIVNNSRSWAREVLTAIAPQKPTEKDAVRAMQVRMVHLQIAWVHALRQQLRGLPPLDELHGLLPEDDLVALKDQKNVAFTLQLWQGDLARQALENDWIDSLQWSSLDGTLNDLIDFQGGSERIKNTPMPKQYDFYPQLFVKIYCLLLPLGLVQNMGWFTPLGSTLVGFIFIALDKIGRDLENPFDNTIYDIPLTAMSRTIEINLRQSLGERSLPAPAEAVHGVLW from the coding sequence TTGATCGTTCCTCACGCGCCGCAGCTTCGACGACTGCTGGAATACGTAGGCATGCCGCTTCTGCTGTTGTTTCTTTGGGACGCTGTCATTGTTCTGCTGTACAAGGTTGCTCATTGGGATTGGCTCGCTTTGCCACATATTCCACTTGCGCTCTTTGGCTCATCCATTGGCCTGATTGTTGCGTTTCGCAATAACAGCAGCTATGGCCGATGGTGGGAGGCGCGAACGATCTGGGGTGGTATCGTCAACAATTCAAGATCGTGGGCACGAGAAGTGCTCACGGCCATTGCACCGCAGAAACCCACGGAAAAGGATGCGGTTCGTGCCATGCAGGTGCGCATGGTGCATCTGCAGATTGCGTGGGTGCATGCGTTGCGTCAGCAGTTGCGTGGTCTGCCTCCGCTGGACGAGTTACATGGTCTGCTTCCAGAAGATGATCTGGTGGCTTTGAAGGACCAGAAGAACGTGGCCTTCACTCTGCAACTGTGGCAGGGAGACCTTGCACGGCAGGCCCTTGAGAACGATTGGATCGATAGTCTGCAGTGGTCTTCGCTAGATGGGACGCTGAACGATCTGATCGATTTTCAGGGCGGTTCGGAGCGTATCAAGAACACTCCGATGCCGAAGCAATACGACTTCTATCCACAGTTGTTTGTGAAGATCTATTGTCTGCTGCTTCCGCTGGGGCTGGTGCAGAACATGGGTTGGTTTACGCCGCTCGGTTCCACGCTGGTGGGATTCATCTTTATCGCGCTGGATAAGATTGGGCGCGATCTGGAAAATCCTTTCGACAACACGATCTACGATATTCCGTTGACAGCGATGTCCCGGACTATCGAGATCAATCTGCGGCAGTCTCTGGGTGAGCGCTCTTTGCCTGCACCGGCAGAGGCGGTTCATGGCGTGCTCTGGTAA
- a CDS encoding BlaI/MecI/CopY family transcriptional regulator, protein MSAAASDKTALTPLELEIMQVLWSQGPSTAAEIVPLLNGNLAYNTVGTMLQVLLRKGRVKRTAEGRAYRYRATVSRERAAGSAIGDLLKRMFAGDAQAMLLAMVDSGHVDAEDLQRARKALQAAEREDAKEARG, encoded by the coding sequence ATGTCCGCCGCCGCTTCTGATAAGACTGCACTCACGCCGCTGGAACTGGAAATTATGCAGGTGCTGTGGAGCCAGGGGCCGAGCACGGCTGCGGAGATTGTGCCGCTGCTGAATGGCAACCTTGCTTACAACACCGTAGGCACCATGCTGCAAGTGCTGCTACGCAAAGGGCGTGTAAAGCGTACGGCAGAAGGGCGTGCCTATCGCTATCGTGCGACGGTGAGCCGTGAGCGGGCTGCGGGGTCGGCCATTGGCGATTTGTTGAAGCGCATGTTTGCGGGTGATGCGCAGGCCATGCTGCTGGCGATGGTGGACTCCGGGCACGTTGACGCGGAAGATTTACAACGCGCGCGCAAGGCTCTGCAGGCAGCGGAACGCGAAGATGCGAAAGAGGCACGGGGATGA
- a CDS encoding M56 family metallopeptidase, producing the protein MSAPGLFDQALAAFALHAVWQVPLLACATWLAVRVGRPKVRIAHALWMATLLLCVVAPLLSTWQGYRVARAHAQQSAVFISYSADDAAHDVPAMQRESAWLRFAHKHFNTVDGLRPLAFALPPHAARGIAALYVLLLLFACVKFGIAWRRARLLILAASADVPQRFVQEMREQCELMDCALPSVAMSDEVAGPLLAGVLWPTLLLPAHSADELSEEEVEAVLAHELSHLRRRDPLWHAVSSVMLLPVQFHPAAKWIASRIRQTREMACDADAVALMGSLRYADALLCVAERMTFSPAATEGVGLRLFDVEHVYTATARDGRLRSKTGPATVGLELFDATGAMEERMRSMMKNDEPMSLRSRWTRGIAAAAITATGVAGACMIQVQPALAAQQKDATAEAPKMKVVVDANDNGPALVSGRRVQKQLQDASRRLNDAETHAATDEDRNKIATAQQMLRAAQSELTAQSAPRTMMLRVDHDAQLESGDRVKIHLQRLDAQLYKVQLDGQKPRVDVKLQALQVQPRVELERSLVMITKLEPPVLAVSLQESDRPIKVSANVMAGNTLTKVTPEYPASAKDAKIQGQVVLHAIIDENGKVEQISVVSSPDSALSKSSIEAVQHWTYKPYLLNGRPTAVDTTINVNFTLAP; encoded by the coding sequence ATGAGCGCGCCGGGGCTGTTTGACCAGGCGCTTGCTGCGTTTGCGCTGCATGCTGTGTGGCAGGTGCCATTGCTGGCGTGTGCGACGTGGTTGGCGGTGCGAGTAGGGCGGCCGAAGGTTCGGATTGCCCATGCGTTGTGGATGGCGACGCTGCTATTGTGTGTCGTTGCGCCGCTCTTATCGACCTGGCAGGGATATCGTGTGGCACGTGCTCACGCTCAGCAGAGTGCGGTTTTCATTAGCTACTCCGCGGACGATGCAGCGCACGATGTTCCGGCCATGCAACGCGAATCGGCCTGGCTGCGCTTCGCGCACAAGCACTTTAATACTGTGGATGGCTTACGGCCCCTTGCATTTGCTCTTCCGCCGCATGCGGCGCGTGGTATTGCAGCGCTGTATGTGTTGTTGCTTCTGTTTGCGTGTGTGAAATTCGGCATTGCGTGGCGACGTGCGCGGCTTTTGATACTCGCCGCGTCAGCTGACGTTCCGCAGCGGTTTGTTCAAGAAATGCGGGAGCAGTGCGAGTTGATGGATTGTGCGCTACCGTCTGTTGCGATGAGCGATGAAGTTGCGGGGCCGCTGTTGGCTGGAGTGTTGTGGCCAACGTTGTTGCTGCCTGCACACTCTGCAGATGAACTCAGCGAAGAGGAAGTTGAGGCGGTGTTGGCGCATGAACTTTCTCACCTTCGTCGCCGCGATCCTCTTTGGCATGCCGTGTCTTCCGTGATGTTGTTGCCGGTGCAGTTTCATCCCGCGGCAAAGTGGATTGCGTCGCGTATCCGGCAGACGCGTGAGATGGCCTGCGATGCAGATGCCGTGGCGTTGATGGGATCGTTGCGCTATGCGGATGCGTTGTTGTGTGTCGCAGAGCGTATGACCTTTTCGCCTGCTGCTACAGAAGGCGTAGGGTTGAGACTTTTCGATGTTGAGCACGTGTATACAGCTACCGCTCGCGACGGTCGGCTGCGGTCAAAAACAGGGCCTGCGACGGTGGGCCTCGAACTCTTCGACGCCACGGGCGCCATGGAGGAACGTATGAGGTCCATGATGAAAAACGATGAACCGATGAGCCTTCGCAGTCGTTGGACACGCGGCATTGCTGCTGCTGCAATTACCGCAACAGGAGTGGCGGGTGCTTGCATGATCCAGGTGCAGCCTGCCTTGGCTGCACAGCAGAAGGACGCGACAGCAGAAGCTCCAAAGATGAAGGTGGTGGTCGATGCAAACGACAATGGTCCCGCTCTGGTAAGCGGACGTCGGGTGCAAAAACAGTTGCAAGATGCAAGCCGGCGATTGAATGACGCCGAGACACATGCAGCGACCGACGAAGATCGCAACAAGATTGCCACCGCACAGCAGATGCTTCGCGCGGCGCAATCGGAACTAACAGCGCAGAGTGCTCCGCGCACGATGATGCTCCGTGTCGATCATGATGCGCAGTTGGAAAGTGGCGATAGAGTTAAGATCCACCTGCAACGCTTGGATGCGCAGTTATACAAAGTGCAGCTGGACGGACAGAAGCCCCGAGTGGATGTGAAACTGCAGGCGTTGCAAGTGCAACCGCGTGTGGAGTTGGAGCGAAGCCTGGTGATGATTACAAAGCTGGAGCCGCCTGTACTGGCTGTTTCTTTGCAGGAGAGCGACAGACCGATAAAGGTTTCTGCGAATGTAATGGCAGGAAATACGTTGACGAAAGTGACTCCGGAGTATCCAGCGTCAGCGAAAGACGCGAAGATTCAGGGCCAAGTGGTGTTGCACGCGATCATTGATGAGAACGGCAAGGTGGAACAGATTTCCGTCGTTAGTTCTCCGGATAGTGCGTTGTCAAAGTCTTCCATTGAAGCAGTACAGCATTGGACGTATAAGCCATATCTGCTGAATGGAAGGCCGACGGCAGTTGATACGACCATCAACGTGAACTTCACACTGGCACCATGA
- a CDS encoding alpha/beta hydrolase family protein: protein MRRTLRATRLPLALAILLAAATANAQSAPATPQAGPNLPSATSTTPPAKPEDVAGIPVNYDESKVGTYTLPDALKMADGTPVRDVKTWETKRRPEIVRLFETQQYGIAPGKPADESFEVFDKGTPALNGKAIRKQVVIWLNKEKTGPHINLVEYLPAAKVSAKKRTPVLLSINFGAPQMAFDDPGIRPVEVWNPKTGKREMPTRAFGKLNADIFLDAGIGIATFYYGDIDPDYPAGVPDGIRAMNIKNNDDRPGDAWGSIAAWAWGMSRVQDYFETDKDIDAKRVAVHGISRLGKTALWAGAHDQRFAAVIASCGGEGGGALSHRNYGETIAHMTAPSRYPYQFAKNWANYAGFPDNAPMDANMLVALVAPRPLLLQTGNTDFWSDPKGEFLAAVAAGPVYRLYGKQDLGTDVLPAAGVPIFHDLSYEMHNGGHGMVPSDWPVYVDFLKMNLHPER from the coding sequence TTGCGCCGTACATTGCGTGCCACCCGCCTGCCTCTCGCGCTCGCCATCCTTCTCGCTGCAGCTACAGCAAACGCACAAAGCGCTCCGGCAACGCCGCAGGCTGGCCCCAATCTGCCATCCGCGACGTCCACGACGCCTCCGGCCAAGCCTGAAGACGTTGCAGGCATTCCCGTCAATTACGACGAGAGCAAAGTAGGCACGTACACACTTCCTGACGCACTGAAGATGGCCGACGGCACTCCCGTCCGCGATGTAAAGACATGGGAAACCAAACGCCGCCCCGAAATCGTACGCCTCTTTGAAACGCAGCAATACGGCATTGCGCCCGGCAAGCCAGCAGACGAGAGCTTCGAGGTCTTCGACAAAGGCACCCCCGCCCTCAACGGCAAGGCCATTCGCAAACAGGTTGTGATCTGGTTGAACAAAGAGAAGACCGGCCCACACATCAACCTGGTCGAATATCTTCCCGCAGCAAAAGTCTCGGCCAAGAAGCGCACGCCAGTGTTGCTCAGCATCAACTTCGGCGCACCGCAAATGGCTTTTGACGATCCCGGCATCCGCCCCGTCGAAGTGTGGAACCCGAAGACCGGCAAACGCGAAATGCCCACGCGCGCCTTCGGCAAACTGAACGCCGACATCTTCCTTGACGCAGGCATCGGCATCGCCACCTTCTATTACGGCGACATCGATCCTGACTATCCCGCCGGCGTTCCTGATGGCATACGCGCCATGAACATCAAGAACAACGACGACCGTCCCGGCGACGCATGGGGCTCCATCGCGGCATGGGCGTGGGGCATGAGCCGCGTACAGGACTACTTCGAAACCGACAAAGACATCGACGCAAAACGTGTCGCCGTTCACGGCATCTCACGCCTGGGCAAAACTGCGCTGTGGGCGGGCGCGCATGACCAACGCTTCGCCGCAGTCATTGCAAGCTGCGGTGGCGAAGGCGGCGGAGCACTCAGCCATCGCAACTACGGCGAGACCATCGCACACATGACCGCGCCTAGCCGTTACCCCTATCAGTTCGCGAAGAACTGGGCCAACTACGCAGGCTTCCCGGATAACGCACCGATGGACGCGAACATGCTCGTCGCACTCGTTGCGCCGCGTCCGCTGCTGCTGCAAACTGGCAACACCGACTTCTGGAGCGATCCTAAAGGCGAGTTTCTAGCCGCCGTCGCTGCAGGCCCTGTCTACCGTCTCTACGGCAAGCAGGACCTCGGCACAGATGTTTTACCCGCAGCAGGCGTACCAATTTTTCACGATCTAAGCTACGAGATGCACAACGGCGGCCACGGCATGGTTCCTTCCGACTGGCCAGTCTATGTGGACTTCCTCAAGATGAATCTGCACCCGGAACGTTAG
- a CDS encoding ABC transporter ATP-binding protein: MPPIIVAQQLGKTYRSGKIETHALRDATFTIDRGEFVAIVGPSGSGKSTLFYLLGGLTRATGGSVTIDGVDFSSLSDAERTRKRGQKIGFIFQRFNLLPTLTARGNVELAHSIADNGQPLDQNLLHHLAELLRIENRLDNRPSELSGGEQQRVAIARALITRPAIILADEPTGNLDTENSETVLEMLRHASKEMGQTVLMITHNPEAAAIADRILYVRDGRLHDAPPPPRESRKSLIGSLLAG, from the coding sequence ATGCCGCCCATCATCGTCGCACAGCAGCTCGGAAAAACTTATCGCAGCGGAAAAATCGAAACACACGCGCTGCGCGACGCCACCTTCACCATTGATCGCGGTGAGTTTGTCGCCATCGTTGGGCCCTCGGGTTCCGGCAAGTCGACACTCTTTTACCTTCTCGGCGGCCTCACCCGAGCCACCGGCGGCTCAGTCACCATTGACGGCGTAGACTTCAGTTCCCTCTCCGACGCGGAGCGCACGCGCAAGCGCGGCCAGAAGATCGGTTTCATCTTCCAGCGTTTCAACCTGTTGCCCACGCTCACCGCGCGCGGCAACGTGGAACTGGCGCACTCCATTGCAGATAACGGCCAGCCGCTGGACCAGAATCTGCTGCACCATCTTGCGGAGCTTCTCCGCATCGAGAATCGCCTGGACAACCGTCCCAGCGAACTCTCGGGTGGCGAGCAGCAGCGTGTGGCCATTGCACGCGCACTCATCACCCGCCCGGCCATCATCCTGGCCGACGAACCCACCGGCAATCTCGACACGGAAAACAGCGAAACCGTGCTGGAAATGCTGCGCCATGCCTCCAAAGAAATGGGCCAGACCGTGTTGATGATTACCCACAATCCGGAAGCCGCAGCCATCGCCGACCGCATACTTTACGTCCGCGACGGCCGCCTGCACGACGCGCCGCCACCACCCCGCGAATCGCGCAAGTCACTGATCGGCAGCCTGCTGGCAGGCTAA
- the mctP gene encoding monocarboxylate uptake permease MctP — translation MHSVALAVFCVAFALVTVAGFLAAKWRRPDEGLHSLEEWGLGGRSFGTLITWFLLGGDVYTAYTVIAVPAALYGAGALGFFAVPYTILIYPYMMLVLPKLWTVCHRNGYVTFADFVKGRFEFRPLTVAIALTGILSLMPYIALQLVGMKVALAAMGLRGEWPLILAFLILAFYTYSAGLRAPAIIAVVKDIMLYVMVIAAVIWLPSKLGGFGHIFAVAAAELPKHTPPGGTLLKAGQLLPYSTLAIGSALALILYPHTSTATLSSSGPQTLRRNAALLPAYTLMLGLLALLGYVALAAGVKAADKSEVIPLLFLNGFPEWFAGFCLAAVAIGALVPAAIMSIAAANLFTRNLWGEFVKTPMSAQKEAAQAKIVSLIVKFGALAFVLETPGSYAIEMQLLGGIWITQLFPAVVCGAFVKRRTLHPWAVFAGWLAGMVWGSGMAIALEFKGSGVYPLHVFGQTWSMYAAIPALILNLVISFGLSPVFARIRPVAVSA, via the coding sequence ATGCATTCTGTTGCGCTTGCGGTTTTTTGTGTTGCGTTTGCGCTGGTGACGGTGGCGGGTTTTCTTGCCGCAAAATGGCGGCGCCCGGATGAGGGTCTGCACTCGTTGGAGGAGTGGGGGCTGGGCGGGCGTTCGTTCGGCACGCTGATCACTTGGTTCCTGCTGGGCGGCGATGTGTACACGGCCTATACCGTGATCGCGGTTCCGGCGGCCCTGTATGGTGCGGGTGCGCTCGGCTTCTTCGCGGTCCCGTACACCATTCTGATCTATCCATACATGATGCTGGTGCTGCCGAAGCTGTGGACGGTGTGCCACCGCAATGGCTATGTCACGTTTGCGGATTTTGTGAAGGGTCGGTTTGAGTTTCGTCCGCTGACGGTGGCGATTGCTCTTACGGGCATCCTGTCGCTGATGCCGTACATTGCGCTGCAGCTTGTGGGTATGAAGGTGGCACTAGCGGCCATGGGGCTGCGCGGCGAATGGCCGCTGATTCTCGCGTTTCTAATTCTTGCGTTTTACACGTACTCGGCTGGCCTGCGCGCGCCTGCGATTATCGCGGTGGTGAAGGACATCATGCTGTACGTGATGGTGATTGCCGCGGTGATCTGGCTGCCCTCGAAGCTGGGTGGTTTTGGACACATCTTTGCCGTGGCCGCTGCGGAGTTGCCGAAGCATACGCCGCCGGGTGGAACGCTGTTGAAGGCGGGGCAATTGCTGCCGTATTCCACGCTGGCCATTGGGTCGGCGCTTGCGTTGATTCTTTATCCGCACACTTCGACGGCGACGTTGTCATCATCCGGCCCGCAGACGTTGCGACGGAATGCAGCGTTGTTACCCGCGTACACGTTGATGTTGGGACTACTGGCGCTGTTGGGCTATGTGGCGCTGGCTGCAGGTGTGAAGGCAGCCGATAAATCAGAAGTGATTCCGCTGTTGTTCCTGAATGGTTTTCCGGAGTGGTTTGCGGGATTCTGCCTGGCGGCCGTGGCGATTGGTGCGCTGGTGCCTGCGGCGATCATGAGCATTGCTGCGGCGAACCTGTTCACGCGCAACCTTTGGGGCGAGTTTGTAAAGACACCAATGAGTGCGCAGAAGGAAGCGGCGCAGGCAAAGATTGTGTCCTTGATTGTGAAGTTTGGTGCGCTCGCGTTTGTGCTGGAGACGCCGGGGTCTTACGCGATCGAGATGCAGTTGCTGGGCGGCATCTGGATTACGCAGTTGTTTCCCGCAGTGGTTTGCGGTGCATTTGTGAAGCGCAGAACTCTGCATCCGTGGGCTGTGTTTGCAGGATGGCTTGCGGGTATGGTGTGGGGATCAGGGATGGCCATAGCGCTGGAGTTCAAGGGCAGCGGCGTGTATCCATTGCATGTCTTCGGGCAGACGTGGAGCATGTATGCTGCGATTCCTGCGTTGATTCTGAACCTGGTGATCAGCTTTGGATTGTCGCCGGTGTTCGCTCGGATCCGGCCAGTTGCTGTGAGTGCTTAG